In the Ruminococcus sp. OA3 genome, one interval contains:
- a CDS encoding sugar ABC transporter substrate-binding protein yields MKKRIFALLMAGVMVLSMAACGGGSKEESQSAENGSTDEGASEGADKAAGEESSSGDTIKVGMSFNALMNDVFVKTDEYTKQFGSESNPKVEFIVTSADNDVSKQISDVKDLISQKVDVMCICPEDVAATDTMIKECQDAGIPVMIQNRPYNPDGQYKPDTFVGVDAEDQGFASVKSVFDQMIEEGETELNLVICSGSTSDQNSVDRINGVKRAVDEYADKGAKIVTDLDTDWDPDWLESNLPSTMRANPDANCIYIASDFLLPAAKAALQSTNQWIKNGEEGHIWFAATDVYKEGLDAISEGYVDADSLMDIVSMSQTIVDQCIALAKGEKVEETYVKGPVYTRENYQDEELTKLLWS; encoded by the coding sequence ATGAAAAAAAGAATATTTGCATTATTGATGGCGGGAGTCATGGTTTTGTCGATGGCAGCATGCGGCGGCGGATCAAAAGAGGAGTCTCAGTCTGCGGAAAATGGAAGCACTGATGAAGGTGCATCAGAAGGAGCCGACAAAGCAGCAGGGGAAGAAAGTTCTTCAGGTGATACGATTAAAGTAGGAATGTCTTTCAATGCACTGATGAACGACGTATTTGTCAAAACCGATGAATACACAAAACAGTTCGGATCAGAGAGCAATCCGAAAGTTGAATTTATTGTTACCTCTGCAGATAACGATGTCAGCAAACAGATCTCAGATGTAAAGGATTTGATCAGTCAGAAGGTGGATGTGATGTGTATCTGTCCGGAGGATGTGGCAGCCACGGATACAATGATCAAAGAATGTCAGGATGCCGGAATTCCGGTGATGATTCAAAACAGACCGTATAACCCGGATGGGCAGTATAAACCGGATACCTTCGTGGGTGTTGACGCAGAAGACCAGGGGTTTGCTTCTGTAAAATCTGTATTTGACCAGATGATTGAGGAGGGAGAAACAGAGTTGAATCTGGTTATCTGCAGTGGTTCCACTTCGGATCAGAATTCTGTTGACCGCATCAATGGTGTGAAGCGGGCGGTTGATGAATATGCGGACAAAGGTGCCAAAATTGTCACAGACCTGGACACTGACTGGGATCCGGACTGGCTGGAATCAAATCTGCCGAGTACGATGAGAGCGAACCCGGATGCAAACTGTATCTACATCGCGTCTGACTTCCTTCTTCCGGCGGCAAAAGCCGCTCTTCAGTCTACAAATCAGTGGATCAAAAACGGAGAAGAGGGACATATCTGGTTTGCCGCAACGGATGTATATAAGGAAGGACTGGATGCAATCAGTGAGGGATATGTTGATGCGGATTCACTGATGGATATTGTGAGTATGTCCCAGACGATCGTGGATCAGTGTATCGCGCTGGCAAAGGGTGAAAAAGTGGAAGAGACTTACGTAAAAGGACCAGTATATACGCGTGAAAACTATCAGGACGAAGAGCTGACGAAACTGCTCTGGAGCTGA
- a CDS encoding DUF305 domain-containing protein, protein MKKYLFITILTGMMLFLFGCEKKDDSKLESYLTEEKGYMDLMMENMDNVEDTGNASLDFLYGMIPHHEAAIDMSRSYLKHAGDKARFSEMANDIISAQDQEIDQMNDMIKRIEKSGQTDFDQEQDYLKKYNKMMLEHHEGHNDTNAGDLDTAFAMGMSMHHQMAIDMAEAIVYNTGDEEVIEFANNIISLQKQEMADMQKFLDGEGHAH, encoded by the coding sequence ATGAAGAAATATTTATTTATTACCATATTGACCGGTATGATGCTTTTTCTGTTTGGATGTGAGAAAAAAGATGACAGCAAACTGGAATCCTACCTCACGGAAGAAAAGGGATACATGGATCTGATGATGGAAAATATGGACAATGTGGAAGACACCGGCAACGCGTCTCTCGACTTTCTGTACGGCATGATTCCGCACCACGAGGCCGCGATTGATATGTCCAGGAGTTACCTCAAGCATGCAGGGGATAAAGCCAGATTCAGCGAGATGGCGAATGATATCATCAGCGCACAGGACCAGGAAATTGATCAGATGAACGATATGATAAAAAGAATTGAAAAATCGGGCCAGACAGATTTTGATCAGGAACAGGATTACCTGAAGAAATACAATAAAATGATGCTGGAACATCACGAAGGTCATAACGATACGAATGCGGGCGATCTGGACACGGCTTTTGCCATGGGAATGTCCATGCACCATCAGATGGCAATTGATATGGCGGAGGCGATCGTGTACAACACAGGAGACGAGGAAGTCATAGAGTTTGCCAACAATATTATTTCTCTGCAGAAACAGGAGATGGCCGACATGCAGAAGTTTCTGGATGGTGAGGGACATGCACATTGA
- the deoC gene encoding deoxyribose-phosphate aldolase has translation MKELDLLHYVDHTQLKAFALWTDIEKLCEEAVKYQTASVCIPPCYIARVHEKYGDQINICTVVGFPLGYSVTEAKVAETKQALEDGASEIDMVINITDVKNGDYNKVEKEISAMKKVVGDKILKVIIETCYLTQDEKIAMCKAVTNAGADYIKTSTGFGTGGATIEDVELFKQHIGPDVKIKAAGGVRTVDDLRAFIDAGCSRVGTSSAVKLVTESL, from the coding sequence ATGAAAGAGTTGGATTTGTTGCATTATGTGGATCACACACAGTTGAAAGCGTTTGCATTGTGGACGGATATTGAAAAGTTATGTGAGGAAGCGGTTAAATACCAGACGGCAAGCGTCTGTATCCCGCCGTGCTATATTGCGCGTGTCCATGAGAAATATGGGGACCAGATCAATATTTGTACGGTTGTGGGTTTTCCGCTTGGGTATTCCGTGACAGAGGCAAAAGTGGCAGAGACAAAACAGGCATTGGAGGACGGTGCCAGTGAGATTGATATGGTCATCAACATTACGGATGTGAAAAACGGTGATTATAATAAGGTGGAAAAAGAAATTTCTGCTATGAAAAAAGTGGTGGGAGATAAAATTCTGAAGGTTATCATAGAAACATGTTACCTGACACAGGACGAGAAAATAGCAATGTGTAAGGCTGTGACGAATGCAGGCGCCGATTATATTAAGACATCTACGGGGTTTGGAACAGGTGGAGCTACTATTGAAGATGTGGAATTGTTTAAGCAGCATATTGGTCCTGATGTGAAGATCAAGGCGGCGGGCGGAGTTCGCACGGTCGATGACCTCCGGGCGTTTATCGACGCCGGCTGCAGCCGTGTGGGAACCAGCTCTGCGGTGAAGCTTGTCACGGAGAGCCTGTAG